AAGTCCTCCGAGAATGAAGTCCCTggctctgcttttcctgctgtctgGTGTGTAGGTGGCAACCACCCTCCGCCCCGACTGGTAACACCATGCCTAAGACTAACCTTTGTGTCTCTCCTCAGTGGGTGCAGCCAGCGCTGCTCTCTCACCTCGGGCAGTGTGGGAGCTTCGCAGCATGATCAAATGCGCCATGCCGGACAGCCATCCTGTGCTGGAATTTGCTGACTACGGCTGCTACTGCGGCTTGGGAGGCAGCGGGACTCCAGTGGATGAGCTTGACAGGTTTATAAAACTGTGCTTTTACAAAACTCTTTCCTTGCTTGTGCTTTCATGGTCCTGCATACCAGCTTCCTCAGCTGGCCCTGCCTATAAATGCTCACAAAACTCTCTGGCTGCTGTGAATGAAGCTTTTTCTCAAAGACTGATCCAAGGAAGAAAGGATGTGTAGTATCACACCTTGATTCCTtattagtaaaataaaatataatccaaacaactgttttctcttctgtggtAGCTACACTGCACTAATTccagcattcttttttttgcagcagtgcCTTGCCAGCAGCCAGGACGTAGCTCTGCACACACTGCCCAGCACACACCTATCAGCAtgtgcagggctgagctgcaaAATGCTAAGTGGCTTGGGCAGTTCAGAGATCACACAGGTCTGATAGCAAAGACACGGTGAATTGTGTCAGCTGTTAGCTCATCCATTACCGGGCACTGACAGGGCACATAGGGTAAAtgctggcttttgctttctctgtgccTAATAGACAACTGTGAAGATGCTCCAGTAACTACACATGTACCAGACACCCCTGGACGATTAGCTGGCAGAACTGTGTCCCTTTGAGGTCCTTCATGCCTGACCTCTTATCACTgtgtatctttttttgttgttgttcagtGCCTTGTCAAAGCAATACGTGTATTGATGTGTCTTACAGGTCAGCCAAGTTTGCATTTCTGGTACTTTCTGaccttttcctccttgtttctcAGGTGCTGTCAAGCACATGATCACTGCTACTCGGAGGCAAAGAAACTGAAGTCATGCAAATTCCTCTGGGATAACCCCTACACAAAGCTGTACCATTACAGCTGCACCGATGGAAATATTACGTGTAGCAGTACGTCCACTTCCACATCACTCCGCTTCAAATGTTACTCGAGTGTCTGTTCTGAAGGAACAGGGCCGTGTTACACTCCATGCATCTGTGGCAGGAAAGTGCAGTGCAAGTCACTGCCAGGGAGGGTGGCTGTTAGAAACGGGGCACCTCACACAGTCACTGGAGTGAATATTCACCATATAGCAGACAATTTAAAGTTTATGAAGACACATGGTATTGCAATACATAGGGAAGCCTGTCCCCTCTTCAGGGGACCGAGCCCCTTTGGTACTTTCCTGGGAGTCCAAACTTTAATGGCAGTATTTAAGAGATCAGCATGCCAACTAGGAAGCATTACACAGCTTCTGGCAGACATCTGTAACGTAACGGTGGAGCTTCTATAGGGCTCTGGAATGGAGGTAAATAGCAGATAGGCTGGCAAACAGaactgcagggaaggaaggaaggagcgAGGTGGCTGGGCCAGAGCACACGGCTTTGGGACCAGAGGGTTAGCAGGGAGAAGCACATACACCCTGAAAACGATGGCAGTAGTGAAATGGCTATGCCCTGGCACCACACATGCCTGCCTGCGTCACTGCAATGCCTGGTGATGGAGCTGCGGAGTCTGACCACTGCTGCTCTCTCCTCCAGGCAAGAACAGCGAGTGTGCAATGTTCGTCTGCAACTGCGACCGCACTGCTGCCATGTGCTTCGCCAAGGCACCCTACAATCCCCAGCACAGCCGGCTGGACACCAAGAAATACTGCAACTAGTCCTCCTCCATTGCCCCTCAGGGCGGCAATGGACCAGCGGCGGCCTGTCACTAATACACGCCTTGCAACGACCTCCCGGCTCCCGCCTGCTCCTTGCGCCGCGCTGAGGGGACGGCGGGTGGGCTCCGCGCTCAGGGGACTGCTCCGCGCTGAGGGAACGGCGGGCGGCCGCTGCCGTGGGGGTAACAGCGGGCGATCTCCGCGCTGAGGGGACGGCAGCCGGGCGTCGCCGGGGGGAAATGGCGGGCGGGCTCCGTGCTGAGGGGACGGCAGTCAGTCGGGCGCGCGTCGTGGGGGGGAGGCCCCGCCCTCTCCGCCAGTGGCCCACTGCGGCGCGTGCGGCGCTGCCGCACTCTTTGATTGGCCCTTAGAAGTGGCGAGGGCGGGAGCGGGGAACGCGCCCGGGTGGCGCGGGCGCGAGGCCCGGCGGCAGGTGCGCCCCGCCCAGCAGCTCCGTCGCGTCCCGCCCTTCAGCCGCCCACGGCGTGAGGGAGGCGATGCGGCTGCTCGCTCCCGGCTCTCCTCAGAGCGGCTATCCGCCGTCCTTTGCCCTTCGGGTAAGCGTGTAGAGCAGGCAGTGCCCTCCTCGGGCTGGCCCTGCAATGGCTAGTGCAGCTGCCTCTCTTATTGGCGCATATTCCTCGGGGCATGGCTGCGTGAGAGGGTTGAGCCATTTGTCTGGCTGCTCGCTGCTCTGAGAGACCATATGTGCTTATCTTGGAGAGGGCTTCCCCTGCCTAGCACCAATCCTGGTTAGGGGCTCTAGGGCGAGAGGTAATGTTGGCCTGGAAgccaggggagggcagggagctcCTCTTGAGGGATGGTATCTGGCCCAGTTTCCTTGTTCTATGAGGTCCTGCGCCAAAACTTCCACACAGAGTTGGTGCTGTTGTGCTACAGGGGCAGTTTTACTGGCAGAGGCTTCGCAGGAGAGTGTTGGTGAGCTcctgtggcagggggctgctgaTGCCCCTGTTTGCtgacagggcaggagggaggccCTGGTTCATCACGAGAAAACAGCTCTCTTGCCTCCATCAGTCAGATGAGAGCGTACAGCCTGCCTTGTCATCTTTGTTCAGGTACAGAATGGGGATCTGTTTGATGTTTGATGATGGGTATCCCCTCAGTATCTCATTTTGCAAGCTGGTTTCCTTAGAGGACTTTGAGGAGCAGTCTTTGTCCTACACTCAACAATGCCTGTATGAACTGTACTCAGACATGGAACTGGGCCCAAGGGTCTGCGAGAGCATTTTAAGAAACCAgaaatggagaaggaagaagctggCTTGATACCTTATTTGAAGGTACTTGCAATGCCTTTCTAGTGAAGGTCACTGGATCTTTGAGGATTTAGGATGATAATGAGATAGGATGGTGAACTGTGTTttgttctattaaaaaaaaaaaaaaaaagtgtgggtCTCAGCTGAATACTCTATGTTAAGGCAGATTGAGTCCTGGTTTTGTACCAGTATTTGTTGCTTAGTTTTCCTCAGGTGTTTGTGTACATGAATTTTCTGGAAACCCTGAGCTCTTAGGATCCTCCACAGAAATCCTGAGGATCCTGGATGCACTCCTGTCACATGGCAAAGATGAATCATTCCTAGGGCTGGAAGTGTAAGATGAGGTCTTCTGTCCTCGCATGCTAGCTTTGATTCTGAAATTACTGTTTGTAGAGCAGTAAAGGTTCTAAGTAACTATTACTGTAATCCTTTTGGAGTCATAAATGATAAATCCTGTTGTAAAGAAAAACGTAAAATAGCATAGCTGTCTAGAAGAAACAATGTACTTTTGAGCTGTATCATCATAAGCAGGGAAGAGAACTGGGGTGCAGTCGGAAGCGTTTCAGAAACTGTTGGTAAAAATTTTCCCTATACTTCGCTTTCTCCTTCACTCTAGATTTGAGGTGAGTAGTATATCTACTCCTGGCATCCAGCATCTGGGGCATGCTAGCATTGCTTAGATATATTCAATGGATAGATGAAGGCACCAATTAATTCACTATCTGTCTGCCTCCATACAGACTTTTACAAGCCTGAACTGATGTTTGGTCCCTTGATCATGCTGCTCATTTATATGCTATTTTGGCCGTGCAAAAGACCTAACAGTAAATTTAAACAGCCCCCTGAGCAAGCCCATACACAGGGAATCTTCCCACATAATGTAAAGTGGCAGGCCCTAATAAGTGGCACAGGTGGGGAGGCTGAAGGGATTGTGTAAAGTTGCTCCTTAGGGCTTTGAGGAACGTGGTAAGAGTAAGAGCAGGCCAGTGATTGCTTGAACTGGCTTACTGCTGCCTTATGGGGAATGCAAAGAGTAGGTGAAGATCTGCTGTGCTGGTCTATATTTCTGTTCCAAGGCCAGAAACAGTACACCTGAAATAGAAGGTATCCCTGTGCTCAGCAAGCACGGGAGCTCTGAAGCCTTAACACAACACTGCAGCCATTGCAGCTGGTGTGTGAGATGCTGGAGGGATGGTGGCTCTGTGGGCTTACATTACAGAAATGAAGTCTCAGCATCTTATCTTCCTcttctttattgttttctaGGCCAAGATTTttcaggctctgcagggagaaCCGAATTACTCTAACTATATGGGCATTGCAGAGATGAAAGAGAAAGTACTCCAGCTGAGACAAGACATGCAGAGCATACAACTGTGCTTGTGGTAATGACCATGTTTCAGTTGCTATTTGGGCCTGGAGACCACTACTACACGCTTGTACTGTTGCTCTTTCTCTCAGGCTCAGCTTTACTTCTTCTCTGCCACTGTCTAGTTAGTggtgcagaaaggaaaaactgcagaaTGTGGTAATTTGGTGTCCTTACTTAGTGGGAAGGGAGAGAACAGGGGGCTGCACACAGAATTGCAGGTATCATCTGTATTTGGAACAGTAGTTTTAAACCCCAGCTGACTTGACTCTGCCTTTCACCTTCCTAAAGCAGTTTTGCTCCTGATCATTCAGGAAAGATCTCGGGGAGAATAATGATACTGTTTATTTGCCAtctatttcatgctttttctcaGTAGACCTCAGAATACCCTACAAAAAGGCATGGGCCACCATATTATGTCTATTACATTGTGGGAAACTGATCAATCCAAAAGTCACACTGTGACATTCAGAAAGCCACTTTGCCTCTCTGCATCTAAGGACTGAGAATTTGCTCTGGTCTCATCCTTCCAAGCCCAGTACCCTGTCCCTTAGGCAACACTACCcaagttttcctctttcctttgaaTCCGCTGTGCGCCTCTTGGCTGTCCTGTTGcctctggggctggctgccccagaaaaaaaaccccagacataAAGAATATGCATCTTTTGGAGCAGAAATGTCTGTTAGAATAGATGGGGGAACATCTCTGAGTAATTAATGTCCAGTATTTTGAAAGCACCTTTTACTGCCAGTGTTTCACAAACAAGCTATAGAAAACAATACAGCCAGTGAAGGGTATTGCAAACCCTTCCCAAAAATGATACTTTGACTCGCTTTTCAGAGAGCGAACTTACTGCTGTTGAGGTCAGTATTAAAACTCCTTTAAGTGAGGAGAGGAATTAAGGTCCGTATTTGATATTTGCTCCTCTGGCTCCAAGCTGAATGCCTGATTTTTGGTTTCCAGTATGATTTCCAAATCCATATCTGGATTTTGGTATGCCAGCTGCCgcagagctgctttttcctgcttttctctgtggaGTGTTGATGATCTGTCCCCACTCCCTTAGCTAGTCCAGGAGTGTGTCATTGGCCTGCAGCTTCTTGGACAGCACCTGCATGCCCAAATGTGAGGAACTGTACTACTGATGCTGCATGTACAGCACCAAAAATCTCTAGCTCACCAAGCTGTATTTTGGGAATAGCCAACTCTGCTGGGCATGGAGAAGGCTGTGATGTTCAGAAATCCTGCAAAGCCAGTGACTCTGCTGTCAAGTGAAATAATCAGCTGTTAAAGAGTGTCCCATGAAGTTTGCCATGTGTTGGGTCTGTGTGCCTGggcctgctgctggtgggatgcTAAGGTTGTTGCTGTTGGCAGAGGAATGGGGACCCATATATGTCTCTTGGGTCACCCTCTCTTACCCTATTTTATTGTAGAGAGCGGTCCTTGGAAAGACTGGGGTGGTATGGAGATCTGAACAAGGCTTAGAATACTTTTTTCATGGTGATTTTGAGAGACCAGTGACTTTTTGTTGAGGACTGGAACACAAGATTCTCTCTGACATTTTCAGTGACTTTCTGGCCTGTGTTAGACTGCTCATGTCTAGTAAGACACACCTGGCAGAACTTGCTCCCAGAGCCAGACACTGTTTTGCCACctagagagagaaaagagcaggTTCAATACAAATACGGtgtttctgctgtggctgtACAGCAGTTACTTGGCAGTACAGAGGTAAGTATGCAATTTATGCCAGCTTAATAGATGGGAGAAGTGTTTTTAAGATAATGTGAAGAGAAGTGAATATAGGTGGAGAGTGTTAGAAGTGAGGGAGCAGAGGTGATGGCTTGCAATGGTGTATGCAAGGTCTTGAACGTGACTTCCTAGAGGTGAGTGAGGGCTTGCTGACTAAATGCTTAGATGCTCAGCTGTCTGTGCCCCATTGAGCTGAACTGCATACTTGTGTTTAGAAAGAACCTAAATGGTCAGTTGGTTTAATTGCTCTGTCATGCTTCCTTACCTCCTTGAACTGCTGTTGTCCCTTGGTAGTGAGGGTGAGGTGAACGTGTAGGCTATTTATTCCCTGTGCTTTTAGTCTGTGGCTAGCACATGCTTACCTCACACCCTATCTGTATGGGAGGTGAGTAAAAGGCTGCTAAGAGGAACTTCTGCTCCCTTCTCCAATACACCAAGCAGTAATGCTACTGCAGGGACCCCTAGGACAACTACTGCTaactccttttcttctgcatccTAATAGTATATGGCATAAAATGGGGGCAAAGCCTTCCCTGTCCTTTATGGGTAGCTATACCTCCTTCCCTATGAAGTGGTTGAGATGATTCATCTGCTAAATGCCGCGTGCAAGCACTGTCTTGTTTTTGTAACTGCCAAGTAGTGGTATTGTGGGTTTGGTAACAGCCTAAGAGTATTTAGTGGACTGCTTCAGCAGAGGGTTATGTGTAATAGGACAAGCTGGATAAGGAAAGGCCCTGCAGCGTTACCGGATTCTGGTATTGGAGACTGCTGGTGGGAGGAGTGGTTCAGCCCGCACCTTTCTGAAATGCCCCTCCTGCCTTGCTTACTGCTCCCAAATGGTTTTTGTCATGGGGGCTGCCCATGTGAATTGCTGAAGGAGCTcggggaaaagaaaaggtggcTGGCGTtctgtggtcttttttttttaaaaaaaatactatctcAGCTCaactgttttgct
This genomic interval from Falco peregrinus isolate bFalPer1 chromosome 2, bFalPer1.pri, whole genome shotgun sequence contains the following:
- the PLA2G1B gene encoding phospholipase A2, with the translated sequence MKSLALLFLLSVGAASAALSPRAVWELRSMIKCAMPDSHPVLEFADYGCYCGLGGSGTPVDELDRCCQAHDHCYSEAKKLKSCKFLWDNPYTKLYHYSCTDGNITCSSKNSECAMFVCNCDRTAAMCFAKAPYNPQHSRLDTKKYCN